The segment acactaaagtACAATTGCTAGTTAATAAACAATTTAATACTGTGATGGTGAAACGTGAATTCTTGAATGTCAATCATTATCTTCATTAGCAAACTTAGTTAATACTCTGATGGTGAAAGTTGAATTCTTGAATGTCAATCGTTagcttcattaataaaatatatatacataaatccCTCACTGCCGATGCTTAGATCAatgcaataaattatatattttttgctTTTCTTCTGTAAGATGCTGAGTACACGTATAGTATGAAACCAAGAATATGTGAGGTGTGCACGACTTTctttgtttttaagaaaataaaatgctGGTCACCTCACTCCACGGCTGACCAGTAAAGATAGAGATGGAAGATGCGGAAGATTGGCCTTTCATTCGCTGTGGACCATTAAACGCTTAATTCAAtactatataaaaaataattgttgaAGAATGTTTAGTTATATCGACCCTGACTAGAAAGTGCTTATATTGTTTTAAAATAATGTCTTTTTGTTTGCCTTGGATTTAATAAATTTATCCAGTTACAAAATATTCAGTACCGCGTGGGACTTGACTTAGTCTCAAGACTTGTGTTTAATTGGTTGTTCGCCTCCATTGCTCACTTATTCAAAGTTAACGTTAAGCTTGGCAGTGTTATAAATAGTTAGCCATCTCCATACGGGATAATCGATTCTAGTTGTGAAAATGGGTGCTCTCAGAATTCGTAAGCAAACAATGTGGTCGGATTTGCCTGAACATTTGATGGAGAGAATACTGGAATGCCTTCCAGTGGACTGCTTCTTCCGTTTCAGGGCTGTTTGCAAGACCTGGAATACTCTCTTCTCATCACCTCACTTCAATTCCATAGCCAGAAATAGTCAGCCATTTCTCATTCTTTGCCCTGCCAAAACCCAATTGCCCTCGCtaatctattccttcatcacccaCACTTGGCGAACCATATCTTTATCTTTCATACCTCATGATTGCCCCATCAATTTCAGAGGATCTGCTTCCGGGTTGCTCTTGGCAGACATTAACGCCAATGTTTTCTTTGGCTTTAATTCTTCAATGCTATGTGTTTGCAATCCTCTTACCCAAACGTACACCACGCTGCCACAGATGGTTTTTGTGAGTAGAATTATGGCCAAGGCAATTTTACCAGCGGGTAATAAGACGGAAGAATATACAGTCATGGTGGTGGGCAGGAGCAGCAGTGATAAGGTTATAGTAGAAGCATACAATTCTACGACCAAGACATGGAAAGTTGCAGGCAGCATTCCTGATGTGATTATAAGAAACGAAAACATGTTCTTCTGTAAGGGCTCTTTGTTCTGTGTGACTGCCACTGGCGGCATAATGGCCTACAATATTGAACAGGAGATCACCACAATTATGGCCATGCCCACAGCAGACGCCGAAAATTTGTCGATTCGGCTTGTTTGTTGTAAGACTGGTGTTTTTGTGGTTGGGGCAACCGAAGATAATCACTGTTTGAAAGGCGTAATTATGTGGGAGTTAGTTTCTCCCAAGACGTCAATGGAGGACTACAAGTGGGAAGAGATTGGGAAAATGCCCAGCTCTGTGTGTGAGGAATTTAGGAGGAGCTCTAATTCAAATTGGTTTGAGTGTGTGGGAATGGGAGATAAGATCTGTTTCAGAGCTAATGAGAGCATGGAGATACTTTTGTATGATTTGAACAAAAGCTCTTGGAATTGGCTGCCCAAGTTTCCTGCAGATTTGAGATATGTGAGAATGAGATGCCTTCCACTAGAAATTATGACTGGTACTGAATTCTCTTAAGTTTATTTGTATTGAGCGGTGCATGAACAGTGGGGAATGAAAACTTTATGAATAGAATGAGAGCAAGAATATGTAGGACTAAGCGCAGGAGGTGGCATGAATTTCTTTAATTGtttatttgtttaaaataaaaAGCTGGTCAGCTCAGTGAACATGAGTGACAGGTAAAGACAGAGATAGATGAGCTGGGGATTGGATTTCCATGTGCTCCATCAGCTGTTGACTATTAAACGCTCAATTGAGCGACTTGTATAATTTTGGTTTGAAGGTTGTTTAGTTATATTAGGtgactttttttattttaaaataaaatggaattatttatcatttttgtttGAATGAGATGATAGTAGAATGGTAAGATTTGAGAGCAGCAAgtcttatttattatttttctcattgtgacaatcaataaatttaaattatttatatcaattatttgatattttaaattattttttaaaaggttttaaattattttaatttaagtgTGTACAATCATGAATTTTTCTTAATATCAAGTATTTTAGGATTTCTATTTCATTTATAAAGCTTTCAACAAGTGTCAGAGCTTATAAACTCTTCATTATAGAACTCTTTAACTGATTTGTTATAGAGTCAGTAGGGTGACCTTTTAGtctggatgccaaacccttcagggTGCTTTTTGGTGTCTTCGGTTGTCTCTATGCTATCCTTTTCTTCCGCCCctcctcctatttgggctaaagccTGGATCAAACACCTTATTCCTAAGATCAATATCTTCTTTTGAATTTTGCTCCTAAATAAAGTGTTGACGGTTGATAATCTTTGCAAGCATGGCTTTCAAATCCCCAATCGGTGTTACTTATGCAAGGAAGTTGCAGAATCGTCTAATCATCTCTTCATCCACTGCCCGTATGTGGCTTCTATCAAGGGAAGATTTCTTGCTCGCTAGAACTTATCTTGGTTATTTCCTAGTTTGTTGGAGGACCTTTTCTTCCAATGGAATGCCCCCTCTTTAAATCCCACTATTCGAAGGTTATGGTCTTTTGCCTTTCCCCACATTGGCTAGGAGTGTGGAAGGAGCATAATAATAGATTATTTAAGGATAAGGAGGCTCCACACAATATTGTGTTTGAATGAATATACAGACTAATTGCGGAGAATTTAAATAGCATCCCTTCTAATGCGGATAAAATGGAGACTCTTGTATGTACAACCTATGATCTTAAGATGGCGAGAGAttggcatatcaaaggtgatatttcTAAGGCTTCTAGACTAGGGAAAAAGGATTGTGAAGATGTTAGTTAGATTCATCCCTCAAGGGGATGGATAAAAGCTAATTTGGATGGGGCAGCTAAGGGTAGCCCTGGGCTGACTGTGTAGTACCCTCACTTGTGTGAACTGAtactttgttcttattattctcagtagatacattatcattggttatttagaattgtataactttgtttcatgttttatctgattatgagacatatgttttatttgcagtatttatgtatttatgttttatggcattatatggttcattgctatgtactgacgctttacttcatctatgcactgtgtgttgtgtatctgcgagtgtatgggatgcatggggatgattttccttcactcatctcggtgagacagggaacgtcgcgaatctccttcatcggtgtgtatgttaaaattttgatatatgtatatatgcatgtgtggtcggtgatgcaggatgttgcaggtacaagtaccgggtaggtacggggtatcgtctccacctggctacacaggtctgagcgtgccttatattttccgatggaagtgaaggagatagtagttgaccctaattttagtcagttacactcgggtgagtgccttcagtaaGTCATTCTGTCGATTGGTTGggttttcatattttgttgtttgatttttataaaaGTCGCTTGATGCTTGCTTAGTCTGCGTATCCAGTGTCCCAATTTTTGTATGTAATTGGTAACTGTTACGTTTATTACGTCCATAAGAGTAGTTATTGGAGTTGAGATAAGGTGATCGCATTATCAGTAATTATATTGCCATCGGTTTACTGTGATAGTGGATTATAAGTatatataattagaattataaatatgtCATGTTTTATAAACTTTTCGAACGTATAATATATAcgtaattcaattatttgaaaatatatatataggaGAACGCCACTCGTTATaatattagaaaaatcaaaatacaCATTTACAAATGTAATGGCTAAGGAaggattaatgtttaaataattatattaacaaaagtgattaattgattaatatttaaataattacattaacaaaagtcattaattaattatttaaatataacaaagGAAGGGTATTTAAATGTAATAGCAAAAGTTTATTAAAGAAAACAAATGGAAATTGTTTCGACCTTATAAAAGGTGGCGGGTTTTAGGTTTTGGTTGTTTGGGCtatggtggtcgatggtaatatcgaccacccccccttaatatagggaggggtcggtattaccaccaacTACCCTCCTCCTTCGCACACCACGTCTCCTCCTTCGCACACCACGTCTCCTCCTTCGCACATCACCCAGCAGACAGCACGCGAGGTGATGATTCATGCGGATACACTGCAGTTCGCAAATAATGGAGGATACCTCTCGCAGTTTTAAATGATAACCATCACCTCTCCACGTTCAGTTTTCTCCACGAGCTCCAGTTGTTGGCAACTAACAGCTGATAGACCGGTTTGAAAGGAGAATGAACTGGCGTGCAAGTTGGAAACTAAACTATAATCCTTAATGGACTCTAGACCTGGCAGTTTGAACGCTCAAGTCACTGTTTGCAGATGCATCAGTGAATGAAACAATAAGTTAACCTCGCAACCCAGCCGAtaggtgtcataatcattatcaatGGAGCGCTAAAGACTGAAGATAACAAGAGGTGAACTCTCTGCGTGGAGGAAGTAGAAGAGTTAATAGATTAAGAGTCTCAGTCGATAGCTATCACTCAGCCAGATTTAGGGGAGCGATAGATGTTTTCTTTTAGTATAAAAAGGGGTGTGCGTAGATAGCAGAGAGGAGGCTTTTGGTGACATCCAAGGAAGGAAAAAGGAACGTAGAGAGGAGAGTAGAGATAGTGAGGGTAGCACATGTTTTTATAGTGTCAAGTGTGTGATGTTTTAGAGAGGATAGTGGTTGATAgattcaagagagagagagagttgtttgCCCGTATCTTGATAGAGCTGGAAACATTGGTTTAAAGGATTGCAAGCAAGATATATTCATCAGCAAATGGGCGTCAAGGACTTGCAAATTGATCATCGCTTCAAGTAGGTCGGAAATTTCTTAGTGtttaatcattattatttgcaATCTCAGTTATATATCATGCTTATGAAATAAATATGGTCATGTTTTCGTTATTCGTTAGAGTTGTTAAATAAAATCGTTTAGTAGTAGTTGTGTTTACATTAGGACTAAAGAAGTGGAAAAGTAGTAAGTTTAAATTTTGTGATAGGTATTGGTACATAGGATTATCGtgttttatatggtggtcgcaactaagtacattaTGTCATGTTGTCAATTTGTCTTATGTTGTGTCTTGGCCAGTATATTTAGATGTTTAACCTTAAGGGAGTGAGCCGCTATGAGTTGTTCGTGATGGccaaaccttaggttagtaattttgtatctttcattgagataggtcaagtttgggaatggctatttgtgtcgccatagagttctgtagatagaactaacccatagtgtcctaagagagagagtggctttcgagcgggaacTGTGCCGAAGAGGTAACAGGATAACCGTCGAaagttggtaaaaaaaaatgaaaacctaataaatgactagggaagggtagaataaaagttaaatgaaataatgtgcctcgcacataggtgagtgctagtatagggctcataatgtagtgagaaggcgtggaatggaaaacttaccaccttgtcttcatgagaggattggtaaggtccgcatgagtcttagttggaatcggaggctcgggagaggtcactaggataacccaggatgggggccgggacctatggaggctgtaccatggtatccaccataagacatgcgatgacactttctccttagtgTCACTAGTGTTCAGTGTGTTAGGTTACATGAATGTAAGTGGAGTGTTGTAGTCTTTTTGTTCTTgtatcattttgcttgcttgagggttatctactatctccaacaCGGTGGGGTGGTTtcttttcggaatcacatggtcgggtggtagtgtcacttcccatcagatgttctggtaCGTATCTTCGGGCGAGAAAGGACTTCGCTGATGATCTTGGATCAtg is part of the Cryptomeria japonica chromosome 10, Sugi_1.0, whole genome shotgun sequence genome and harbors:
- the LOC131066643 gene encoding F-box/kelch-repeat protein At5g15710-like, whose product is MGALRIRKQTMWSDLPEHLMERILECLPVDCFFRFRAVCKTWNTLFSSPHFNSIARNSQPFLILCPAKTQLPSLIYSFITHTWRTISLSFIPHDCPINFRGSASGLLLADINANVFFGFNSSMLCVCNPLTQTYTTLPQMVFVSRIMAKAILPAGNKTEEYTVMVVGRSSSDKVIVEAYNSTTKTWKVAGSIPDVIIRNENMFFCKGSLFCVTATGGIMAYNIEQEITTIMAMPTADAENLSIRLVCCKTGVFVVGATEDNHCLKGVIMWELVSPKTSMEDYKWEEIGKMPSSVCEEFRRSSNSNWFECVGMGDKICFRANESMEILLYDLNKSSWNWLPKFPADLRYVRMRCLPLEIMTGTEFS